A DNA window from Camelina sativa cultivar DH55 chromosome 13, Cs, whole genome shotgun sequence contains the following coding sequences:
- the LOC104735378 gene encoding elongator complex protein 1 isoform X1 has protein sequence MKNLKLFSEVPQNIQFHSTEEVVQFAAYDIDQSRLFFASSANLVYTLQLSSFQNGRAGAKTALPVEVCSIDIEPEDFITAFDYLAEKESLLIGTSHGLLLVHNVESDVTELVGNIEGGVKCISPSPTGDLLGLITGLGQLLVMTYDWVLMYERALGEVPEGGYVKQMICL, from the exons ATGAAAAATTTGAAGCTTTTCTCTGAGGTTCCTCAGAACATCCAATTCCATTCGACCGAAGAAGTTGTACAGTTCGCAGCCTATGACATCGATCAAAGTCGCTTATTTTTCGCATCTTCTGCTAATTTAGTTTACACCCTTCAGCTCTCTTCCTTTCAA AATGGGAGAGCTGGAGCAAAAACCGCTTTACCTGTGGAGGTCTGCAGTATCGATATAGAGCCTGAGGATTTCATCACGGCCTTTGACTATCTCGCTGAGAAGGAGTCTCTGTTAATTGGGACTTCTCATGGGCTTCTTCTGGTTCATAATGTGGAGAGCGATGTGACTGAGCTAGTTGGAAATATTGAAGGAGGTGTCAAGTGTATCTCGCCTAGTCCTACTGGAGATCTACTTGGATTGATTACTGGTCTTGGACAGTTGCTTGTAATGACTTATGATTGGGTCTTGATGTACGAGAGGGCGCTTGGAGAGGTTCCTGAAGGTGGTTAC GTGAAGCAGATGATTTGTCTGTAA
- the LOC104735378 gene encoding elongator complex protein 1 isoform X2: MKNLKLFSEVPQNIQFHSTEEVVQFAAYDIDQSRLFFASSANLVYTLQLSSFQNGRAGAKTALPVEVCSIDIEPEDFITAFDYLAEKESLLIGTSHGLLLVHNVESDVTELVGNIEGGVKCISPSPTGDLLGLITGLGQLLVMTYDWVLMYERALGEVPEGGYVKQVICL, from the exons ATGAAAAATTTGAAGCTTTTCTCTGAGGTTCCTCAGAACATCCAATTCCATTCGACCGAAGAAGTTGTACAGTTCGCAGCCTATGACATCGATCAAAGTCGCTTATTTTTCGCATCTTCTGCTAATTTAGTTTACACCCTTCAGCTCTCTTCCTTTCAA AATGGGAGAGCTGGAGCAAAAACCGCTTTACCTGTGGAGGTCTGCAGTATCGATATAGAGCCTGAGGATTTCATCACGGCCTTTGACTATCTCGCTGAGAAGGAGTCTCTGTTAATTGGGACTTCTCATGGGCTTCTTCTGGTTCATAATGTGGAGAGCGATGTGACTGAGCTAGTTGGAAATATTGAAGGAGGTGTCAAGTGTATCTCGCCTAGTCCTACTGGAGATCTACTTGGATTGATTACTGGTCTTGGACAGTTGCTTGTAATGACTTATGATTGGGTCTTGATGTACGAGAGGGCGCTTGGAGAGGTTCCTGAAGGTGGTTAC GTGAAGCAGGTGATTTGTCTGTAA